The Streptomyces sp. SS1-1 genome has a segment encoding these proteins:
- a CDS encoding phosphotransferase enzyme family protein has protein sequence MDGTQASHATAAALSVVSSLGLPARDAVVLNDSNKLTLRLLPCDTLARVAPVTDQVARFEIELARRLAGAGCPVADLDPRVEPRPYERDGFVVTLWTYYTPAAPAEVPPERYAAALTRLHTGMRALDVAAPHFTDRVAQAQRLVADHARTPDLADADRTLLADTLRTLGAAVREHGGAEQLLHGEPHPGNVLATEHGVRFIDLETCCRGPVEFDLAHAPDEVAAHYAGADRALLDRCRTLVLAMITAWRWDRDDRLPGGRALAAEWLERIRTDTP, from the coding sequence ATGGACGGGACCCAGGCGTCCCACGCGACGGCCGCCGCCCTGTCGGTCGTCTCCTCACTCGGCCTGCCCGCCCGTGACGCGGTCGTCCTGAACGACTCCAACAAGCTCACCCTGCGCCTGCTGCCCTGCGACACCCTGGCCCGCGTTGCGCCCGTGACGGACCAAGTGGCAAGGTTCGAGATCGAACTGGCGCGGCGGCTCGCCGGCGCCGGCTGCCCGGTGGCGGACCTGGACCCCCGCGTCGAGCCACGTCCGTACGAGCGGGACGGCTTCGTCGTCACGCTGTGGACCTACTACACGCCGGCCGCCCCGGCGGAGGTCCCGCCCGAGCGGTACGCGGCGGCCCTCACCCGACTGCACACCGGGATGCGCGCACTGGACGTCGCCGCGCCGCACTTCACCGACCGGGTCGCGCAGGCCCAGCGCCTCGTGGCGGACCACGCCCGCACCCCGGACCTCGCGGACGCCGACCGGACCCTGCTCGCGGACACGCTGCGCACGCTCGGCGCCGCCGTCCGCGAGCACGGCGGTGCCGAGCAGCTGCTGCACGGCGAACCGCACCCCGGGAACGTCCTCGCCACGGAGCACGGGGTGCGGTTCATCGACCTGGAGACCTGCTGCCGGGGCCCCGTCGAGTTCGACCTAGCCCACGCGCCCGACGAGGTCGCCGCGCACTACGCGGGCGCCGACCGGGCGCTCCTGGACCGGTGCCGGACCCTCGTCCTGGCGATGATCACCGCCTGGCGCTGGGACCGGGACGACCGGCTCCCCGGCGGACGGGCGCTGGCCGCCGAGTGGCTGGAACGCATCCGGACGGACACGCCGTAA
- a CDS encoding beta-L-arabinofuranosidase domain-containing protein, whose translation MSLSRRALLGAGSFSLTAAALGVPLTGVAAAAPARSAGAPAPDRFRRLRPGSVTARGWLAGQLRLQLDGLCGRFESGSHFLDFSATGWVHPERGGWEEVPYWLRGYIPLAVATGDAAALKRSREWVDAILATQEGDGFFGPRALRTSLDGGPDFWPFLPLLQALRSYEEYTGDGRVVPFLVRFLRFMNAQGPGAFDRSWVSYRWGDGLDIAVWLHRRTGEAFLLDLAAKMHTHGADWTGPTPSRHNVNIAQGFREPAQYAQLTGDAGLTRATYRAYDTVMDAYGRFPGGGLAGDENYRPGFTDPRQGFETCGIVEFMASHELLTRITGDPVWADRCEELAFNMLPASLDPQGKAIHYITSANSVDLDDRTKTQGQFENGFAMQAFQAGVDQYRCCPHNYGMGWPYFTEELWLGTPDGGLAAAMYAPSSVRTQVAGGTTVTVTEATDYPFGDTVTFTVSTPRPVRFPLVLRVPGWCAGPELRVNGAAFEASDGPSWARVERTWRDGDTVRVRFPQQARLRTWEGQHGAVSVERGPLTYSLAIGERYERIGGTDAFPAHAVHATTPWNYGLVPDTPLTVARTGSGVPAQPFTPEAAPLRITARARRVAEWIADDEHVVAPLQDGPARSTAAVETVTLVPSGAARLRITSFPTAAPDGRPWTPEPPFRRLQNKHSGKVLAVDGMSLENSARVVQFANTGTADHAWQLVDRGDGWFLIRNGRSGKVLGVDGMSTQNSARVVQFEDNGTDDHLWRMIDAGDGWSRVLNKHSGKVLGVDGMSTADSAQVVQFDDNGTDDHLWRFL comes from the coding sequence ATGTCCCTCAGTCGACGGGCGTTGCTCGGCGCGGGCTCGTTCTCCCTCACCGCCGCGGCTCTCGGCGTCCCCCTCACGGGGGTCGCGGCCGCGGCGCCCGCCCGGTCGGCCGGGGCGCCGGCACCCGACCGGTTCCGGCGGCTGCGTCCGGGCAGTGTCACCGCGCGCGGCTGGCTCGCCGGGCAGCTGCGGCTGCAACTCGACGGCCTGTGCGGGCGGTTCGAGTCCGGCTCCCACTTCCTGGACTTCTCGGCGACCGGCTGGGTGCACCCGGAGCGCGGCGGATGGGAGGAGGTGCCCTACTGGCTGCGGGGCTACATCCCGCTGGCCGTCGCGACCGGCGACGCGGCCGCGCTGAAGCGGTCGCGGGAGTGGGTGGACGCCATCCTGGCCACCCAGGAGGGCGACGGCTTCTTCGGTCCGCGCGCCCTGCGCACCTCCCTCGACGGCGGCCCCGACTTCTGGCCGTTCCTGCCCCTGCTCCAGGCGCTGCGCAGCTACGAGGAGTACACCGGCGACGGACGCGTGGTGCCGTTCCTCGTCCGCTTCCTGCGGTTCATGAACGCGCAGGGGCCGGGCGCGTTCGACCGGAGCTGGGTGTCGTACCGGTGGGGCGACGGGCTGGACATCGCCGTCTGGCTCCACCGCCGTACCGGTGAGGCGTTCCTGCTCGACCTCGCGGCGAAGATGCACACCCACGGCGCCGACTGGACCGGCCCCACCCCGAGCCGGCACAACGTCAACATCGCCCAGGGCTTCCGCGAGCCCGCCCAGTACGCGCAGCTCACCGGCGACGCCGGCCTGACCCGGGCCACCTATCGCGCGTACGACACGGTCATGGACGCGTACGGCCGCTTCCCCGGCGGCGGTCTGGCCGGTGACGAGAACTACCGGCCCGGGTTCACCGACCCCCGGCAGGGCTTCGAGACGTGCGGGATCGTCGAGTTCATGGCCAGCCACGAGCTGCTGACCCGGATCACCGGCGACCCGGTGTGGGCGGACCGCTGCGAGGAGCTGGCCTTCAACATGCTCCCCGCCTCCCTCGACCCCCAGGGCAAGGCGATCCACTACATCACCAGCGCCAACAGCGTCGACCTCGACGACCGGACCAAGACGCAGGGCCAGTTCGAGAACGGCTTCGCCATGCAGGCGTTCCAGGCAGGCGTCGACCAGTACCGCTGCTGCCCCCACAACTACGGCATGGGCTGGCCGTACTTCACCGAGGAGCTGTGGCTGGGCACGCCCGACGGGGGGCTCGCCGCCGCGATGTACGCGCCGAGTTCGGTACGCACCCAGGTCGCGGGCGGCACGACGGTGACCGTCACCGAGGCCACCGACTATCCCTTCGGGGACACCGTCACCTTCACCGTGTCCACGCCCCGCCCCGTACGGTTCCCTCTCGTGCTGCGCGTCCCCGGCTGGTGCGCCGGCCCCGAACTGCGGGTGAACGGAGCCGCGTTCGAGGCGTCCGACGGCCCGTCGTGGGCGCGGGTGGAGCGCACCTGGCGCGACGGCGACACCGTGCGGGTCCGGTTCCCCCAGCAGGCCAGGCTGCGGACGTGGGAGGGGCAGCACGGCGCGGTGAGTGTGGAGAGAGGCCCGCTCACCTACTCCCTGGCCATCGGGGAGCGCTACGAACGCATCGGCGGCACCGACGCGTTCCCCGCCCACGCGGTCCACGCGACCACGCCGTGGAACTACGGGCTGGTGCCCGACACGCCGCTCACCGTCGCCCGCACGGGGTCCGGCGTGCCCGCGCAGCCGTTCACCCCGGAGGCGGCCCCGCTGCGGATCACGGCACGGGCGCGGCGCGTCGCGGAGTGGATCGCGGACGACGAGCATGTCGTCGCGCCGCTCCAGGACGGCCCGGCCCGCAGCACCGCCGCCGTGGAGACCGTCACGCTCGTTCCCTCGGGCGCGGCCCGGCTGCGGATCACCTCCTTCCCCACGGCGGCACCGGACGGCAGGCCGTGGACACCTGAGCCCCCGTTCCGCCGGCTGCAGAACAAGCACAGCGGCAAGGTGCTCGCCGTGGACGGGATGTCCCTGGAGAACAGCGCCCGTGTCGTGCAGTTCGCCAACACCGGGACCGCCGACCACGCCTGGCAGCTCGTGGACCGGGGCGACGGCTGGTTCCTGATCCGCAACGGCCGCAGCGGCAAGGTCCTCGGCGTCGACGGCATGTCGACGCAGAACAGCGCCCGTGTCGTGCAGTTCGAGGACAACGGCACGGACGACCACCTGTGGCGGATGATCGACGCCGGCGACGGCTGGAGCCGGGTGCTGAACAAGCACAGCGGCAAGGTGCTCGGGGTGGACGGCATGTCGACCGCGGACAGCGCGCAGGTCGTCCAGTTCGACGACAACGGCACGGACGACCACCTGTGGCGTTTCCTGTGA
- a CDS encoding PLP-dependent cysteine synthase family protein, giving the protein MPASGVHASSLRTIGGTPLVRLGRVVPEGAADVLVKVEGGNPTGSYKDRMALAIVEGAERRGELRPGRRVVEYTGGSTGSSLAFVCAVKGYPLTLVSSDAFAPEKLRTMRAFGADVIVVPAEGGRITPGLFVRMREEVERIVERDGAFWTDQFHNTDALTGYAELGREILGQAGAAGVTVDVFCAGVGTGGMFAGVCTVLREGGLERAVALEPASSPTLTAGTAGPHRVEGIATGIVPPLLAHGPFDEARTVDEAEARRLALPLARREGVFTGTSGALNVAGALRLAREAGAGHTVVTVAPDTGLKYLTGDLYTG; this is encoded by the coding sequence ATGCCCGCGTCCGGTGTCCATGCCTCGTCCCTGCGCACGATCGGCGGGACGCCCCTGGTGCGGCTCGGCCGTGTCGTCCCCGAGGGGGCGGCGGACGTCCTGGTGAAGGTGGAGGGCGGCAATCCCACCGGCAGTTACAAGGACCGGATGGCCCTGGCGATCGTCGAGGGGGCGGAGCGGCGCGGGGAGCTGCGGCCGGGGCGGCGCGTCGTCGAGTACACCGGTGGCAGCACGGGGTCCTCGCTCGCCTTCGTGTGCGCGGTGAAGGGCTACCCGCTCACGCTCGTGTCGTCCGACGCGTTCGCGCCCGAGAAGCTGCGCACCATGCGGGCGTTCGGCGCGGACGTGATCGTGGTGCCCGCCGAGGGCGGCCGGATCACCCCCGGCCTGTTCGTGCGGATGCGGGAGGAGGTCGAGCGGATCGTCGAGCGGGACGGGGCGTTCTGGACCGATCAGTTCCACAACACGGACGCTCTCACGGGCTACGCGGAACTCGGCCGCGAGATCCTCGGGCAGGCGGGTGCGGCAGGGGTGACAGTGGACGTGTTCTGCGCGGGGGTCGGCACGGGCGGCATGTTCGCCGGGGTCTGCACGGTCCTGCGCGAGGGCGGCCTGGAGCGGGCCGTCGCGCTCGAGCCGGCGTCTTCGCCGACGCTGACCGCCGGTACGGCCGGACCCCACCGCGTCGAGGGCATCGCCACCGGGATCGTCCCGCCGCTGCTCGCCCACGGCCCGTTCGACGAGGCCCGCACGGTCGACGAGGCGGAGGCCCGCCGGCTGGCCCTGCCGCTGGCCCGCCGGGAGGGCGTGTTCACCGGTACGTCCGGCGCCCTCAACGTGGCCGGCGCACTGCGCCTCGCGCGCGAGGCGGGCGCGGGGCACACCGTCGTCACGGTCGCCCCGGACACGGGTCTGAAGTACCTCACGGGCGATCTGTACACCGGCTGA
- a CDS encoding ArsR/SmtB family transcription factor, with the protein MLRIRFGPADLARVTVATAPDVLLETALSVRHLAAPATGPAGRRPELVAWRRTVAPGLPARAGILTRLVRPGGGLPDFLYQPAARDAGSAVELAARTPTPDLAADIAELPGEPASPLTRELAQGAPAARRRLAEDLTRYHRSTVAPLWPAVLNAAAADRALRSETLLRGGVEALLATLQPGWRWEPPDLLVPFASSHTVELCGRGLRLVPSYFAAGALLVYDPAAPTVLVRPLPVTDLAVPPDDVLGALLGRTRARVLASLPTPAGTTALAERAAVSPATASEHATVLRAAGLITTVRDGSGVLHALTPLGEALLAGG; encoded by the coding sequence GTGTTACGGATACGGTTCGGCCCGGCCGACCTCGCCCGCGTCACCGTCGCCACGGCACCCGACGTCCTCCTGGAGACGGCCCTGAGCGTCCGTCACCTGGCCGCGCCGGCCACGGGACCCGCGGGCCGCCGACCCGAACTCGTCGCCTGGCGGCGGACCGTGGCGCCGGGGCTGCCCGCCCGCGCGGGCATCCTCACCCGGCTGGTCCGGCCCGGCGGCGGGCTGCCGGACTTCCTGTACCAGCCGGCCGCCCGGGACGCCGGCTCCGCGGTCGAGCTGGCGGCGCGGACCCCGACGCCCGACCTGGCCGCCGATATCGCCGAGCTGCCCGGCGAGCCCGCCTCGCCCCTGACGCGGGAACTGGCCCAGGGCGCCCCCGCCGCGCGGCGCCGTCTCGCCGAGGACCTGACGCGGTATCACCGGTCCACGGTCGCCCCGCTGTGGCCCGCCGTGCTGAACGCGGCCGCCGCCGACCGCGCGCTGCGTTCGGAGACGCTGCTGCGCGGCGGTGTCGAGGCGCTGCTCGCCACGCTGCAGCCGGGCTGGCGCTGGGAGCCGCCGGACCTGCTGGTGCCGTTCGCCTCCTCGCACACCGTCGAGCTGTGCGGCCGGGGGCTGCGCCTGGTGCCCTCCTACTTCGCCGCGGGCGCCCTGCTCGTGTACGACCCCGCGGCCCCGACGGTGCTCGTACGGCCGCTGCCCGTCACCGACCTCGCGGTGCCGCCGGACGACGTGCTCGGCGCGCTGCTCGGGCGGACGCGGGCGCGGGTGCTGGCGTCGCTGCCGACGCCGGCGGGCACCACGGCCCTGGCCGAACGGGCGGCGGTCTCACCGGCCACGGCCAGCGAGCACGCCACGGTGCTGCGGGCGGCGGGCCTGATCACGACCGTGCGGGACGGCAGCGGAGTGCTGCACGCGCTCACGCCGCTGGGGGAAGCTCTGCTGGCCGGCGGGTGA
- a CDS encoding SMP-30/gluconolactonase/LRE family protein, with translation MSVPHRLVAPALAAAALLIGTTAVPAAGTGRPLPGTYVVSRTPGTLPEGIDVRPDGTLYVSSDGTGALYRGRVTSPRMRPFPAEGATSRGSTRGVHTDRAGRVLSVGRDRLTVHAPDGRLLQTVDAPEGPLGAPDLNDLVVTRDAVYVTDWANPVVLRASLRNGRVGPLEPWADVRGAFPGFPDRYWLLNGIVADPAGRTLLVASNGTEAVWRIDTATRAVSRLDLGEESFGADGMVLHGRTLYAVLNYGAPHGVYIARLDADLRTGTVVHRVTGAPFDLPTTLARHACRLYVVNSQNEPPGTPPYTVTALDDPMCGAGG, from the coding sequence ATGTCCGTACCGCACCGGCTCGTCGCACCGGCGCTCGCGGCCGCCGCCCTGCTGATCGGCACGACCGCCGTGCCCGCCGCGGGCACCGGCCGCCCGCTGCCCGGCACGTACGTCGTCTCCCGCACCCCGGGCACTCTGCCCGAGGGCATCGACGTCCGCCCCGACGGCACCCTGTACGTGTCCTCCGACGGCACCGGCGCCCTGTACCGGGGCCGGGTGACCTCGCCCCGGATGCGGCCCTTCCCGGCGGAGGGCGCCACCTCCCGGGGCAGCACCCGGGGCGTCCACACCGACCGCGCGGGCCGCGTCCTCTCCGTCGGCCGGGACCGGCTCACCGTGCACGCGCCGGACGGTCGCCTCCTGCAGACCGTGGACGCCCCCGAGGGCCCTCTGGGCGCCCCCGACCTGAACGACCTCGTGGTCACCCGCGACGCCGTCTACGTCACCGACTGGGCCAACCCGGTCGTCCTGCGCGCCTCCCTGCGCAACGGCAGGGTCGGACCGCTGGAGCCGTGGGCCGACGTGCGTGGCGCGTTCCCCGGCTTCCCCGACCGGTACTGGCTGCTCAACGGCATCGTCGCCGACCCAGCCGGACGCACACTGCTCGTCGCCTCCAACGGCACGGAGGCCGTCTGGCGCATCGACACCGCCACCCGCGCGGTCAGCCGCCTCGACCTGGGGGAGGAGTCCTTCGGCGCGGACGGCATGGTGCTGCACGGCCGCACCCTGTACGCCGTCCTCAACTACGGCGCCCCGCACGGCGTGTACATCGCCCGGCTCGACGCGGACCTGCGCACCGGCACGGTCGTCCACCGCGTCACCGGCGCCCCCTTCGACCTGCCCACCACGCTGGCCCGCCACGCGTGCCGCCTCTACGTCGTCAACAGCCAGAACGAACCGCCCGGCACCCCGCCCTACACGGTGACCGCCCTGGACGACCCGATGTGCGGGGCCGGCGGCTGA